The region ATACAATTAGAGAGTTATCAGTTGCTTTTGATTATGGAAGGACTTGACAGACGTGTCAGCAGAATTTTAGGACAGATGAAAGGGATTCAAAAAATGGTAAAGGAAGAAAGAGATTGTATTGAAGTACTTCAGCAAATATCAGCAGTCAAAAAGGCAATTGACGGCCTTACAGAGGAAATTGTCATTCAGTATTTCAACGGCATCATTCCTCCTGATAAAAAAGAGGAAGTCAAAAAGCTAATTGACC is a window of Candidatus Roizmanbacteria bacterium DNA encoding:
- a CDS encoding metal-sensitive transcriptional regulator; translation: MEGLDRRVSRILGQMKGIQKMVKEERDCIEVLQQISAVKKAIDGLTEEIVIQYFNGIIPPDKKEEVKKLIDRTINL